The following coding sequences lie in one Labrus bergylta chromosome 13, fLabBer1.1, whole genome shotgun sequence genomic window:
- the gabpa gene encoding GA-binding protein alpha chain, producing MSKSETEEMIEIEIDEREKQACLEEGVEEQTITASDLIQQDIDINEPIGNLKKLLEPRIQMSLDAYEICLQDIQLHPDHSLFDQGVKTDGTVQLSLQIITKPGEEKLNILEIVKPVETVEVVIDPDAAGEEGTLVEEGQLIAVDRSGLTDETSEQVTRWAAALEGYRKEQVRLGIPYDPVLWTADQVIHWAVWVMKEFNIDEMEIGSIHIQGRDLCSFNQDEFLQKVPNGEILWSHLELLRKYVLASQDQSGGDATVTIDQPVQIIPAQVSTPSAIKVLKQNRGPRAPRISGEERSSPGNRTGNNGQIQLWQFLLELLTDKDARDCISWVGEEGEFKLNQPELVAQKWGQRKNKPTMNYEKLSRALRYYYDGDMISKVQGKRFVYKFVCDLRTLIGYSAAELNNLVTECEQKKLARMQMHGIGQPITTVTLATTTLDKDS from the exons ATGTCTAAAAGCGAAACAGAAGAGATGATAGAGATTGAGATTGATGAGCGGGAGAAGCAGGCCTGCTTGGAGGAAGG CGTTGAGGAGCAGACCATCACGGCTTCAGATCTGATTCAACAAGATATCGACATCAATGAGCCCATCGGCAATCTGAAGAAGCTTTTAGAGCCCCGTATCCAAATGTCACTGGATGCGTATGAGATCTGCTTGCAAGACATTCAG CTTCATCCCGATCATAGCCTGTTTGACCAGGGAGTAAAGACGGACGGCACAGTGCAGCTCAGCCTGCAGATTATAACTAAACCAG GGGAggagaagttgaacattttggaaATTGTGAAGCCAGTAGAAACCGTAGAGGTTGTGATTGATCCGGacgcagcaggagaggagggaacTCTGGTGGAGGAGGGTCAGCTCATCGCTGTGGATCGATCTGGCCTGACAGATGAGACGTCTGAGCAGGTTACACGCTGGGCTGCGGCCCTGGAAGGTTACCGCAAAGAGCAGGTTCGCCTGGGCATACCATATG aTCCTGTGTTATGGACAGCTGATCAGGTGATTCACTGGGCTGTCTGGGTAATGAAGGAGTTTAACATTGATGAGATGGAAATTGGCAGCATCCATATCCAAGGTCGAGATCTCTGCTCATTCAACCAGGATGAGTTCCTTCAGAAAGTGCCTAATGGAGAGATACTCTGGAGTCACCTGGAGCTCCTCCGAAAAT aTGTGTTGGCAAGTCAGGACCAGTCTGGTGGGGATGCTACTGTCACCATTGATCAgc CTGTACAGATAATCCCAGCTCAAGTGAGCACACCCTCTGCCATAAAGGTATTGAAGCAGAACCGTGGCCCCAGAGCTCCCCGAATTTCAGGAGAGGAGCGAAGTTCACCTGGGAACCGCACAG GCAACAACGGTCAGATCCAGTTGTGGCAGTTCCTTCTGGAGCTCCTGACAGACAAGGATGCAAGGGACTGCATCTCCTgggtgggagaggagggagagttcAAACTCAACCAGCCGGAGCTTGTGGCGCAGAAATGGGGACAGCGGAAGAACAAGCCCACCATGAACTATGAGAAACTCAGCAGAGCCCTCAg GTATTACTACGATGGGGACATGATCAGCAAGGTGCAGGGCAAGCGCTTTGTCTACAAGTTTGTGTGCGACCTGAGaactctgattggctacagTGCTGCCGAGCTCAACAACCTGGTGACAGAGTGTGAACAGAAGAAGCTGGCTCGTATGCAGATGCACGGCATCGGTCAGCCCATCACTACAGTGACCCTGGCCACCACGACACTAGACAAAGACAGTTAA